A window of Mobiluncus massiliensis genomic DNA:
GTCCGGCGCTTGTTACCGGGCGAAGTTTCCGCTCCCGCAGTGTCCCGCGGCTGTCGACGCAACTGTTCAGTGTGTCTGGCCGCATCGATGTCTTGGAGGGCAGCAATGAGTCGGGGACGGTAGCTGAGTTGATCGCGAACGACGCACAGCACCCCCAGAAGGATAAACATTTCCAGGATAATGTCGAGGATAGCGGTGCGAGACAGAGCAATTTGTACCCCGTCTAAACCCATCAGAACGGAGGCAAGGGTGGCCATTTTGGCGTTACCAAACAGCTCCCAAACGATGCGCCCCACCAGGTAGACCGCCACCGCGCCCGCCACACAGACCGCGATGCGCCACCCAAAAGGTTGATTGCCGAACAGCTTAATTCCCAGCCCAATCAGCCATTTTCCCACGGTGGGATGGACCACGAATGAACCTTCCAGCGGAGTTTTGAAGTTCCCGGTGATAAAGGTGGCATCGTAATCTTTGGGCCACTGCACTTCGTAGCCGCGCTTAATCAGGCCGTAGGCGTCTTTGACATAATAGGTTTCGTCAAAAACCAGGGTTTTGATTGCGCCCAGACGTACCACTCGAGTCAAAAACACCAGAAGGGCCACTACCAGGGGTCCCAGCCAACCCCAGAGGTATTCCCGCTCCCCGCGTTGAGGCCGGGCTCGGAAGGCACTGCCCAAGAAGGCCGGTCGGTTCCTCCCCGGACGCAGCAGCAGGGCCAGACCGGATGCGGGAGCGTTTCGGTACTCTGTGGGTGCGGGTCGAGGTGGGATATTCACGCCCTCAAGTTTAATGGAAGAATGGAATGGTGAGCATGGATTATCCCCCGGTGTTTGAGGAAGTAAACCTGGTTTTGGCCGGAACTCCAATCGGAAATGTCGGCGATGGCTCACCCCGTCTACGCGAGGCGCTTCGCACCGCTGACATTGTGGCTTGTGAAGATACCCGCCGGACCCGCGACTTAGCTCGCCGCCTGGGAATCGAAATATCCGCCCGCCTGTTGGCTTACCATGAGCATAATGAAGCGACGATAACCCCGGAATTGTTGAGCCTAACCCGCGATGGCAAACGGGTTCTGCAGGTTTCGGATGCGGGAATGCCGGGAATTTCAGACCCCGGGTTTCGCCTGAGCCAAGCTGCCGCAAAGGCTGGAATACCGTTTACGGTTCTCCCCGGGCCTTCCGCTCCGCTCCTGGCTTTAGTGGGTTCGGGTTTGCCTACGGATTCTTTCACCTTCGTGGGATTCTTGCCGCGCAAAGCCGCCGCTTTGTACCAGACGTTACAATCTCTCGCGGCTCGCAGCGAGTCCCTGATTTTCTTGGAGTCGCCCCGCCGGACCATCGAGACGCTGGACGCTATGGTCCAGGTTTTCGGCCCCGGTCGACCAGCTGCACTAGCGCGGGAACTGACGAAAACTCATGAAGAATTCATCAGGGGCACCTTGGAATCTGTGCATTCCGAGTTGTGCTCACGCCCCGAGGTTTTAGGCGAAATCGTTATCGTCGTCCAAGGGGCACCCGCCGGGGGCCAGGCTGAACCCCCGACACAGCACCTCGAGAAAATGGAACAGCTGGTACACCAAGGGGTGAAGGCCAAAGCGGCCGCCAAGCTCATTGCGGCTTGGTTCGGCGGCTCCGCTAATGAACTTTTTTCCTCATACATTGAGGGAAAACGCGACTAAGCCCAGACTCCGGGAAGGACAGTTGCGCAGCGGGGGCATTGTCCCGACTCTCCAACCGTGTTTTCGCAAACATCGAACCAGTCCCGCACGATGAGCGAATCTCCACACCCGGGACAAAACGTGGTTCCCCCCTCACGGTCGCGTATGTTGCCGATATAGACAAACCGGATTCCTTCGCCTCGCGCAATTTCCCGCGCCCGTTGCAGTGTGCTTGCCGGGGTCCGCGGCACATCGCGCATCTTCCAGTCGGGATGGAAAGCCGAGAAGTGCAGTGGAACGTCCGGTCCAACATTGTCTACTATCCACTTCGAAAGCTTTTGAATTTCCCCGTCATAATCATTGTGACCAGGGATTAACAGCGTGGTCAGTTCCACCCAGCACTCGGTTTCGTTGCATACATAAGCGATAGTTTCCAACACGTCGTGCAAATGAGCGCCGGTCAAATGCCAATAGAAATCTTCAGTAAACCCCTTTAGATCGAGGTTCGCCCCATCCAATTCCGCATACATCTCTCGCCGTGGCTCGGCACAGATATACCCGGCGCTCACCGCTACTGTCCGCAGCTTCTCGGCGTGGCAGGCTCTGGCGGTATCTATGGCGTATTCGGCAAAAATCGTGGGATCGTTGTAGGTGAAAGCGACCGATTGTGCCCCGTAGTGCACCGCCAAATCCGCGATTTCCCCAGGACTGACAGCCGTGGTTAAACGGTCATTTTCCCGGGCTTTGGAGATGTCCCAGTTTTGGCAAAACCGGCAGTTCAGGTTACATCCTGCCGTTCCGAAGGACAGCACCTGAGAACCTGGCAAGAAATGGTACAGCGGCTTTTTTTCGATGGGATCGAGCCCCAAACCGGAACAGCGCCCGTAGGTATCCAACACCATTTTCTGACCTTGAGCCATCCGGGTATAACAAAACCCTCTTTGTCCATCGCGCAACGTACAGGCACGGGGGCATAAGTCACAGCGAATTCGGCCGTCCTCGCGCAAAGTCCACCACTTTGCGACTCGGTCTCGACTTTTCATGTCCGTAGTTTCAAACCCATCGCCCATAAATCAACCTTAGACTGAAACCATGAAAATTTTTGCGCACCGAGGTCTGAACCGGAAAGCACCGGAAAACACGATGACCGCCTTCCGGCTGGCTCACGAAGC
This region includes:
- the amrS gene encoding AmmeMemoRadiSam system radical SAM enzyme → MGDGFETTDMKSRDRVAKWWTLREDGRIRCDLCPRACTLRDGQRGFCYTRMAQGQKMVLDTYGRCSGLGLDPIEKKPLYHFLPGSQVLSFGTAGCNLNCRFCQNWDISKARENDRLTTAVSPGEIADLAVHYGAQSVAFTYNDPTIFAEYAIDTARACHAEKLRTVAVSAGYICAEPRREMYAELDGANLDLKGFTEDFYWHLTGAHLHDVLETIAYVCNETECWVELTTLLIPGHNDYDGEIQKLSKWIVDNVGPDVPLHFSAFHPDWKMRDVPRTPASTLQRAREIARGEGIRFVYIGNIRDREGGTTFCPGCGDSLIVRDWFDVCENTVGESGQCPRCATVLPGVWA
- the rsmI gene encoding 16S rRNA (cytidine(1402)-2'-O)-methyltransferase; this encodes MDYPPVFEEVNLVLAGTPIGNVGDGSPRLREALRTADIVACEDTRRTRDLARRLGIEISARLLAYHEHNEATITPELLSLTRDGKRVLQVSDAGMPGISDPGFRLSQAAAKAGIPFTVLPGPSAPLLALVGSGLPTDSFTFVGFLPRKAAALYQTLQSLAARSESLIFLESPRRTIETLDAMVQVFGPGRPAALARELTKTHEEFIRGTLESVHSELCSRPEVLGEIVIVVQGAPAGGQAEPPTQHLEKMEQLVHQGVKAKAAAKLIAAWFGGSANELFSSYIEGKRD